Proteins from a single region of Chengkuizengella sediminis:
- a CDS encoding Cof-type HAD-IIB family hydrolase — translation MKKRYILTDLDGTLLRSDQSISKYSVRVLTEALDKGHVISYATARSYISSMKILSTVPWKFPLVLYNGALLYDPVCQKLIDGNFLDTQISNEIIGIGEQNGISPFLFLLDADDKERVYHRKLNRSCDFQFFDSRPNDSRFKKVTPLLFPEDSKTIIVAFIGTYEEVSPIYQSVKNKFEDQIHIHFMEDSYITNNYFLEFSHPLANKKRGLELWCEHVECNTEDVLVFGDNLNDIGMFEEAGSKIAVQNAHEQLKKLACEVIDHHDKDTVAKYISRIV, via the coding sequence ATGAAAAAAAGGTATATATTAACCGATTTAGATGGAACATTACTTAGATCAGATCAAAGTATATCTAAATATTCTGTAAGAGTACTTACAGAGGCATTAGATAAAGGTCATGTCATTAGTTATGCCACCGCTAGAAGTTATATAAGTTCTATGAAAATACTATCAACAGTTCCGTGGAAATTCCCTTTAGTATTATACAATGGTGCTTTATTATATGATCCTGTTTGTCAAAAGTTGATAGATGGCAACTTTCTCGATACACAAATATCAAATGAAATTATTGGGATAGGGGAACAAAACGGCATATCCCCCTTCTTATTTTTACTTGATGCAGATGATAAGGAAAGAGTCTATCATAGAAAATTAAATAGATCCTGTGATTTTCAATTTTTCGATAGCAGACCGAATGATTCTAGATTCAAAAAGGTGACACCTCTTTTATTTCCGGAAGATTCTAAAACTATTATTGTAGCGTTTATCGGTACATACGAAGAAGTTAGTCCGATCTATCAAAGCGTCAAAAATAAATTTGAAGACCAGATCCATATTCACTTTATGGAGGATAGTTATATTACCAATAACTACTTTCTAGAGTTTAGTCACCCTTTGGCTAATAAAAAAAGAGGGCTTGAACTTTGGTGTGAGCATGTGGAATGTAACACAGAGGATGTATTGGTTTTTGGAGATAACTTAAATGATATAGGAATGTTTGAAGAAGCGGGCTCTAAAATAGCCGTTCAAAATGCACATGAACAATTAAAAAAATTAGCCTGTGAAGTGATCGATCATCACGATAAAGATACTGTGGCTAAATACATAAGTAGAATTGTTTAA
- a CDS encoding LysR family transcriptional regulator encodes MELLYLKTFCEVIKWGSYTRTALELDYAQSSVTNHIQKLEESYGSVKLLERKGNHMVPTITGEVLYDYARKILSLHQEAKDKIIKQDTGIITVGTVETLAIYHLPEILEKFKQSYPEVRIRIRPDTETNIIHKVKDKEIDFGLILDVPYSSKETNTISIQKQNMIILMDENHPLSTNSELTIKDIADEKLILTEEGCTYRAFLLNEMNRHFITSNISLELSSVEAIKKAVEHRWGIAFLPHFAIEENIEERRLKMIPFINHDLNFYSQLIYRKDKWISKASQKFIDLQKVSSD; translated from the coding sequence ATGGAATTATTATATTTAAAAACATTTTGTGAGGTCATAAAATGGGGCAGTTATACCAGAACTGCATTAGAACTAGATTATGCTCAATCTAGTGTAACTAATCATATTCAGAAACTTGAAGAATCATATGGAAGTGTGAAACTTTTAGAGAGAAAAGGAAATCATATGGTCCCCACAATCACAGGTGAAGTACTTTATGATTATGCAAGAAAGATCCTATCATTACATCAAGAAGCAAAAGATAAAATCATAAAACAAGACACTGGAATCATTACAGTTGGGACAGTAGAAACATTAGCAATATATCATCTACCAGAAATCTTAGAGAAATTTAAACAGAGTTATCCAGAAGTTAGGATTCGTATAAGACCTGATACTGAAACTAATATTATTCATAAAGTAAAGGATAAAGAAATTGATTTTGGGCTTATATTAGATGTTCCATACTCTTCAAAAGAGACAAACACCATTTCTATACAGAAGCAAAATATGATCATCTTGATGGATGAAAATCATCCTCTGTCTACTAATTCAGAACTTACAATAAAGGATATAGCTGATGAGAAGTTAATTTTGACAGAGGAAGGTTGCACATATCGTGCATTCCTATTGAATGAAATGAATAGACATTTTATTACTTCTAATATTTCACTTGAACTAAGTAGCGTAGAGGCGATAAAAAAGGCTGTAGAGCATCGCTGGGGAATTGCTTTTTTACCCCATTTTGCAATTGAGGAAAATATAGAAGAGAGAAGGCTGAAAATGATTCCTTTTATTAACCATGATCTAAATTTTTATAGTCAATTGATTTATAGGAAAGATAAATGGATTTCAAAGGCTTCGCAAAAATTTATAGATCTGCAGAAGGTTTCTTCGGATTGA
- a CDS encoding rhodanese-like domain-containing protein, translated as MNMKPKFSLVLQTEVADPKNAYQHFMAKLAFETDVADLIIDLKKGCDQFIIIDVRDPSSYEECHIPGAISLPTNRINVDTAECFPKDKVMIIYCWGLACNGATKAAAKFAELGFKVKELLGGMEYWRKEGGEVEGTLGLEAPLYWKMKH; from the coding sequence ATGAACATGAAACCTAAATTTTCACTGGTGTTACAAACGGAGGTAGCTGATCCGAAGAATGCGTATCAACACTTCATGGCAAAACTTGCATTTGAGACTGATGTAGCCGATCTCATAATTGATTTAAAAAAAGGATGTGATCAATTTATTATCATTGATGTTCGAGATCCTAGTTCTTATGAAGAATGTCATATCCCTGGAGCTATATCGTTACCTACTAATCGGATAAATGTGGATACAGCAGAATGTTTCCCTAAGGATAAAGTAATGATCATTTATTGCTGGGGACTTGCTTGTAATGGAGCAACGAAAGCTGCTGCTAAATTTGCAGAACTTGGTTTTAAAGTGAAAGAATTACTCGGCGGTATGGAATATTGGCGTAAAGAAGGAGGGGAAGTTGAGGGCACCTTAGGATTAGAAGCTCCTTTATACTGGAAAATGAAACATTAA
- a CDS encoding SDR family oxidoreductase, with product MNKKTAIVTGTSSGFGYYTVIELVKLGFHVIATVRSQEKANQLKEDLNKKNIDGQQVTIELLELTETNSIQSFTDKIHNYNSIDILVNNAGFVVGGFVEEVSIEQYRKQFETNVFGLIAVTKAVIPFMRKQKQGKIINISSGMGLMGFPSMSPYAASKHAVEGFIESLRLELKPFGIHSVLIEPGSYATSMIPDYQNVEQSSPYSQFNKNVQNSLSNFNQGDPIDVAKLVAVISQMDKPKLRYPIGKGIKSQIFMKNLLPWNMWEKIMLKVLKM from the coding sequence ATGAATAAAAAAACAGCTATAGTGACAGGGACATCAAGTGGTTTTGGATATTACACTGTAATAGAACTCGTTAAATTAGGTTTTCATGTCATTGCAACAGTAAGGAGTCAAGAAAAAGCAAATCAATTAAAAGAAGATCTTAATAAGAAAAATATTGATGGTCAACAAGTTACTATTGAATTATTAGAATTAACAGAAACAAATTCCATCCAATCATTTACAGATAAAATACATAACTATAATTCTATAGACATACTTGTGAATAATGCTGGATTTGTTGTGGGTGGTTTTGTTGAAGAAGTCTCTATTGAACAATATCGTAAACAGTTTGAAACAAATGTATTTGGATTAATCGCTGTAACTAAAGCTGTTATCCCATTTATGAGAAAACAAAAACAAGGTAAAATCATTAATATTAGCAGCGGAATGGGCTTAATGGGGTTTCCATCTATGTCACCGTATGCTGCCTCAAAACATGCTGTAGAAGGTTTTATAGAATCCTTAAGATTAGAATTAAAACCGTTTGGCATTCATTCAGTTTTAATTGAACCTGGTTCATATGCAACGAGTATGATCCCAGATTATCAGAATGTAGAACAATCCTCTCCTTATTCACAATTTAATAAAAACGTTCAGAATTCACTTAGTAATTTCAATCAAGGAGACCCTATTGATGTAGCAAAATTGGTAGCAGTTATCTCTCAAATGGATAAACCAAAGTTAAGATATCCCATTGGAAAAGGAATAAAATCACAAATATTTATGAAAAACCTGCTACCATGGAACATGTGGGAAAAAATAATGTTGAAAGTACTAAAGATGTGA
- a CDS encoding beta-propeller fold lactonase family protein: MPKHHSKKCCDPTITLEVPSEINCQGCITGKVTSDGVCPVEGAEVFFSSSLPNSVSFDPNPAITNNNGEYSSMVTVAPPLLGTVITIIASTEVDNTPISDTEFTIVSCERVADTVYVTNEFSNNVTAIDGQNNTPITTLPAQNAPFRVAITPDRRFAYVANLNSASVSVIRVSDNTIVGGPISTGGGSQNLVISPDSAFVYVYNIDASTVSVIRVSDNMVIQCIEVGKGSRGNTFRNIAITTDGQLVYVANTQDSTISVIQTSNNVVIKTISVPNVPLSIASTPDSKFVYVVSSNGSITVIETSNQTIFDTISTPAPNPQNLSITPSGEFLYVIGNSQFVEAFRISDNTRIATIELSRANFGLDIVISPSSDFVYVISNQVFLAFGSFNVIDVASNTVIKQVQLGVAPRQMAINTDGSRVYVANANPDNVEVIQTSNNELIATIPAEGNGAQGIAVTP; encoded by the coding sequence ATGCCTAAACACCATTCAAAAAAATGCTGTGATCCAACCATTACGTTAGAAGTCCCTAGTGAAATAAATTGTCAAGGTTGCATTACTGGAAAGGTCACTTCTGATGGAGTGTGTCCAGTAGAGGGAGCAGAAGTCTTTTTCTCGAGTTCTTTACCTAATAGCGTCAGTTTTGACCCAAATCCCGCAATTACGAATAATAATGGAGAATATTCGTCAATGGTGACGGTAGCCCCACCTCTTTTGGGTACGGTTATTACAATTATAGCTAGTACAGAAGTAGATAATACCCCAATATCTGATACAGAGTTTACGATTGTAAGTTGCGAACGTGTTGCTGACACAGTGTATGTCACTAATGAATTTTCAAATAATGTTACAGCTATTGATGGACAAAACAATACACCAATCACAACTTTACCAGCTCAAAATGCACCCTTTCGAGTGGCAATTACACCAGATAGACGTTTCGCTTACGTGGCAAATTTGAATAGTGCGTCTGTCTCTGTAATACGTGTATCTGATAATACTATCGTAGGAGGTCCCATAAGTACAGGGGGGGGTTCTCAAAATTTAGTAATATCACCTGATAGTGCGTTTGTTTATGTGTATAATATTGATGCATCGACGGTTTCCGTGATAAGAGTAAGTGATAATATGGTTATACAATGCATTGAGGTTGGTAAAGGGTCAAGAGGAAACACTTTTAGAAATATTGCCATTACGACTGATGGTCAGCTTGTTTATGTGGCTAATACGCAAGATAGTACCATTTCTGTCATCCAAACTTCTAATAATGTTGTTATTAAAACGATTTCTGTACCCAATGTTCCTCTATCTATCGCCAGCACACCTGATAGTAAATTTGTCTATGTTGTAAGTTCAAATGGTTCAATAACCGTTATCGAAACTTCTAATCAAACAATATTTGATACTATATCTACTCCAGCTCCAAACCCTCAGAATTTATCAATTACTCCTAGTGGTGAATTTCTCTATGTGATTGGTAATTCTCAATTTGTAGAAGCTTTTCGAATATCTGATAACACGAGGATAGCAACTATAGAATTATCTCGTGCTAACTTTGGACTTGATATTGTCATCTCTCCATCTTCAGATTTCGTATATGTAATTTCTAATCAAGTCTTTCTTGCATTTGGAAGTTTCAATGTCATTGATGTAGCAAGTAATACAGTAATTAAGCAGGTGCAGCTTGGAGTTGCGCCAAGACAAATGGCTATTAATACGGATGGGAGTCGAGTATATGTAGCTAACGCTAACCCTGATAATGTAGAAGTCATTCAAACTTCTAATAATGAATTGATAGCAACTATACCAGCAGAAGGAAATGGAGCGCAAGGTATAGCCGTTACTCCTTAA
- a CDS encoding Vps62-related protein encodes MLFVLCGFVLGFGLPNDAGAIEQSTETYSAEEKLALITKYAPRVWFDDDEEYFPSSIEWSTKYMERYQPSGSNEYSLQTIEKLNDAEGVLDFFGGDLDSARIYAGWREAGPNTIDIKYYIWYPYNRGKLPSNIDWLLDSLISKYGHHVGDWEGMQIRLVKGEPMQVQLNYHSSNKQYNWTDFETIDGTHIITYSANGSHGTWKDLGDHVYYDLYIDELVDETSQGTAWDTWNAVEAYDFDLQEGLSNTSWPAWLSSDNTWTESGKDPSDPLAGGVHRWGNLKQDCNIFDLCVLNNGPSGPNEDSDWTNAFGDPATSLFNVAFLSAHDKYLVAERDGNNDVNANRENVNSWEKFNIKVVDSPDGSSCILDNDIVNIETGAGYYLRATDDGDLDAKASEPNSWEEFTFINHTDSTGCLVDGDQISLKSAHGKYVVGENDGEAHANRSKIGSWEKFIVELH; translated from the coding sequence TTGCTTTTTGTTTTATGTGGATTTGTACTGGGATTTGGCCTTCCCAATGATGCAGGTGCAATCGAACAAAGTACAGAAACGTATTCGGCCGAAGAGAAACTTGCGCTGATTACGAAGTATGCACCTCGTGTCTGGTTCGATGATGATGAAGAATATTTCCCCTCTTCAATAGAGTGGTCAACGAAATATATGGAGCGCTATCAGCCATCTGGAAGTAATGAGTACTCCTTACAAACAATCGAAAAACTGAATGATGCTGAGGGCGTGCTCGACTTCTTTGGTGGTGATCTTGATTCTGCCCGTATCTATGCTGGATGGCGTGAAGCAGGCCCCAATACGATCGATATCAAATACTATATCTGGTATCCGTACAATCGCGGGAAACTACCCTCCAATATTGATTGGCTCCTAGACTCCCTGATCTCAAAATACGGTCATCATGTTGGTGACTGGGAAGGCATGCAAATTCGACTCGTAAAAGGAGAACCTATGCAAGTACAACTAAACTATCATTCATCAAACAAACAGTACAACTGGACTGATTTCGAAACTATAGACGGTACACACATCATAACTTATTCGGCAAACGGCTCGCATGGAACTTGGAAAGATCTAGGTGACCATGTGTACTATGACCTATATATTGATGAATTAGTGGATGAGACTAGCCAAGGTACCGCATGGGACACATGGAATGCTGTAGAAGCCTATGATTTTGACTTACAAGAAGGATTGTCAAATACATCGTGGCCAGCGTGGTTAAGTTCTGACAATACGTGGACTGAATCCGGAAAAGATCCTTCTGACCCTCTAGCCGGTGGTGTTCACCGTTGGGGAAATCTAAAACAAGATTGTAATATTTTTGATTTGTGCGTCTTAAATAATGGACCCTCTGGACCTAATGAAGACAGCGATTGGACGAACGCATTTGGTGACCCCGCAACTTCCTTATTCAATGTTGCCTTCCTATCTGCACATGATAAATATTTAGTAGCAGAAAGAGATGGAAACAACGATGTTAATGCAAATCGCGAAAACGTAAATTCATGGGAGAAATTCAATATTAAAGTTGTCGATAGCCCAGATGGAAGTAGTTGTATTCTTGACAATGACATTGTAAATATTGAAACAGGAGCAGGCTATTATCTAAGAGCGACAGACGATGGTGACCTTGATGCCAAAGCGTCTGAACCCAACTCATGGGAAGAGTTTACGTTCATCAACCATACCGATAGTACGGGATGTTTAGTTGATGGCGACCAAATTTCTTTAAAAAGTGCACATGGCAAGTATGTTGTTGGAGAAAACGATGGCGAAGCACATGCGAATCGATCTAAGATCGGTTCATGGGAGAAGTTTATCGTCGAACTGCATTGA
- a CDS encoding peptidoglycan D,D-transpeptidase FtsI family protein gives MDKRRILITLLCFTLIIGLLGSRLFWIQVVETRSYSNMDINLIERSVNQRESGVILSSGRGHFYDRNGDSLTGRLVHVLAVFPNQSHFLGNEQKIKKLVSILDISEEEWIEFFNSINEPVIWKVDSTAAIPYLLTSDEVADINELHLPGIQAIQYELRYPDPYIASHLIGFVGENPSRIKMLYPTKIDSGAMSLSTLIGASGLEKTLDFLIQSVEDTSLSFFTDGKHRAIPGLDLRLIQSTNPFYPLKIKTTIDKNIQQNVEMIQATYTNHNSAVVILDTHNADVLAMASLPGYDPYRVTMTVNDWSNQALKAHIPGSIFKIIVAAAALENDLVDLKEEFECNGHLGKYGFTCWRKEGHGTISFEEAFAQSCNITFAKVMERMSSDMLEQTFKKLGGSQKNGWFQSQGDSVFYQFDHEEVGQIFSANTDRDDEGVKAQTSIGQRDVMMTPLQAVNLVVTLINQGEVKQPRVVKEIRYQNDSFKQAFDDKTLSTGENSISLRTSNHLLHWMEEVVQDGTGKSLKSHPWELAGKSGTAEVIVDGKKGENQWFIGYGPSKDPRYAIAVFVQNPYEGGQHIATKIFGEIMGWLAENGY, from the coding sequence TTGGATAAAAGAAGGATCTTAATCACATTATTATGTTTTACATTGATTATTGGGTTGTTAGGTTCAAGATTGTTCTGGATTCAAGTGGTTGAAACGAGAAGTTATTCAAATATGGATATTAATCTTATCGAACGTTCTGTTAATCAAAGAGAATCTGGTGTTATATTATCATCAGGTAGAGGACATTTTTATGATAGAAATGGTGATTCACTAACGGGAAGATTGGTTCATGTTCTAGCTGTTTTTCCGAATCAAAGCCATTTCCTGGGAAATGAACAAAAAATAAAAAAATTAGTAAGTATTTTAGACATTTCAGAAGAAGAGTGGATTGAATTCTTTAATAGTATTAATGAACCTGTCATTTGGAAAGTGGATTCAACCGCAGCAATTCCTTATTTATTAACATCCGATGAGGTAGCAGACATCAATGAACTCCATTTACCTGGTATTCAGGCTATTCAATATGAACTAAGATACCCTGATCCTTATATCGCAAGCCATTTAATTGGTTTTGTAGGTGAAAATCCAAGTCGAATAAAAATGTTATACCCAACGAAAATAGATAGTGGAGCAATGTCCTTAAGTACATTAATTGGTGCTAGTGGATTAGAAAAAACACTGGACTTTCTTATTCAAAGTGTAGAAGATACATCTCTTTCCTTTTTTACAGATGGGAAACATCGAGCAATTCCTGGATTAGATTTGAGACTCATTCAGTCTACCAATCCATTTTATCCTTTGAAAATTAAAACTACGATTGATAAAAATATTCAACAGAACGTGGAAATGATACAAGCCACTTATACAAATCATAATAGCGCTGTAGTTATTTTAGATACTCATAATGCTGATGTGCTTGCAATGGCGAGCCTTCCCGGTTATGACCCTTATCGTGTAACAATGACTGTAAACGATTGGAGTAATCAAGCTTTAAAAGCTCATATACCTGGTTCTATATTTAAAATTATTGTTGCAGCAGCAGCATTAGAAAATGACTTAGTAGATCTAAAAGAAGAATTTGAATGCAACGGTCATTTAGGAAAATATGGATTTACATGTTGGAGAAAGGAAGGGCATGGTACGATTTCATTCGAAGAAGCCTTTGCTCAATCCTGCAATATTACGTTTGCTAAAGTGATGGAACGAATGAGTTCTGACATGTTAGAGCAAACATTTAAAAAATTAGGTGGTTCACAGAAAAATGGATGGTTTCAAAGTCAAGGAGACTCTGTGTTTTATCAGTTTGATCATGAGGAGGTAGGGCAAATTTTTTCAGCAAATACAGATAGAGATGATGAAGGTGTAAAAGCTCAAACCTCAATTGGTCAAAGGGATGTAATGATGACTCCCCTGCAAGCTGTAAACCTTGTTGTCACCTTGATTAATCAAGGTGAAGTAAAGCAACCAAGGGTAGTAAAGGAAATCCGTTACCAGAATGACTCTTTTAAGCAAGCTTTTGATGATAAGACTCTAAGTACAGGTGAAAATAGTATTTCATTGCGAACTTCAAATCATTTGTTGCATTGGATGGAGGAGGTAGTACAAGATGGGACAGGTAAAAGTTTGAAAAGTCACCCTTGGGAATTAGCAGGAAAATCTGGGACAGCGGAAGTGATTGTTGATGGAAAAAAGGGAGAAAATCAGTGGTTTATTGGCTATGGTCCCTCTAAAGATCCTAGATATGCGATAGCTGTATTTGTTCAAAATCCTTACGAAGGAGGGCAACATATAGCTACGAAAATTTTTGGTGAGATTATGGGGTGGTTGGCTGAGAACGGATATTAG
- a CDS encoding fibronectin type III domain-containing protein codes for MFKKSVKRINMITILSLLFSIISLYSVVVSAPVDTTGDGLFAEYFPNQNLSGTPSFTQIDSSINFNWGQSGPGSVGSENFSIRWSGMVEPRYSEIYTFYGTTDDGVRVWVDGQLVIDRWAIQPATEIKGRVELVGGQKAYITVEYFENDGEASAQLAWSSDSQTKEVIPQELLYSEGDGSPVPPPRDPPPFPEPDYYYTGKYSPPDGKALLIIGQDLAAVEGYVADPDLPVPAGTTTYCDISEGNQEYLLYGCSLDERIDYGSGPINMFDNLRDYPNSVLQMGLYIVDNTGANLTHIVDGTHDQYIDQLGNSFKEDGRPVFLRIGYEFDGPWNHYNPKQFVDAWRYIVDRFEFLGVDNVSYVWQASTWQVTTPIESWYPGDEYVDWMGVSFFQYVPAPYDQMLDFAREHDKPIMIAESTPQGYHLDTNWNFWNGDVTDEQIWSWYQLIFSWIEENRDVVRALSYINNDWANQEMWGDLWGDTRIETNDYIKTKWLEKINNGMWMNASPDLFEILETGVPVDDTEAPTVPGNLTSDVVTDISVTLSWSPSTDNYGVSGYDIYRDGNLVGSSNSTDFTVTGLSPDTTYTFTITAKDISGNVSGESSPLLVTTAGPDIQPPTVPTNLITTEVTQSTVNLSWNASTDNLGVSEYDVYMDSNFIGSTSDIFYEVNGLNADTNYVFTVSAKDAAGNESGESEPLSVTTESPDTEPPTVPSNLNASEVTQSTVNLNWTASTDNVGVVEYDVYMDSSLVGSTSELSYDITGLNASTTYSFTIIARDAAGNSSIESIALNVTTDEAPAGDFSQGVNTLSNSQVQIWFVPNGYTPNFVTLHYRIDNGTQQNYFLQYNGSSDRWEYTINNVPVGSSISYYFTYEMNGPQYESQSYIFEHVGDGTPNIDFTSNVEAISDSQALISFEPNGYTPNFVVVHYRVNNGDEQNYFLNDVSGGDRWEYTISNLSQGDVVDYYFTFEKNGPQYDSEHDDYIHSS; via the coding sequence ATGTTTAAAAAGTCTGTAAAACGAATTAATATGATAACTATTCTTAGCTTGCTTTTTTCAATTATATCGTTATATAGTGTTGTCGTATCAGCGCCCGTAGATACCACGGGTGATGGTTTATTTGCAGAGTATTTTCCAAATCAGAATTTATCAGGTACACCGAGTTTTACACAAATTGATTCTAGCATTAATTTCAACTGGGGGCAAAGTGGTCCAGGTAGTGTAGGAAGTGAGAACTTTTCCATACGTTGGTCTGGAATGGTGGAACCTAGATACTCTGAAATTTATACCTTTTATGGTACAACAGATGATGGGGTTCGTGTATGGGTAGATGGTCAGTTAGTGATTGATCGATGGGCTATTCAACCTGCTACTGAAATAAAAGGTAGAGTAGAGTTGGTTGGAGGGCAAAAAGCGTATATTACGGTTGAATATTTTGAAAATGATGGAGAAGCTTCGGCTCAATTAGCTTGGTCAAGTGATAGTCAGACAAAAGAAGTCATTCCACAAGAATTACTATATTCTGAGGGAGATGGATCTCCTGTTCCACCTCCAAGAGATCCACCGCCATTTCCTGAACCAGACTACTATTATACAGGAAAATATTCACCTCCAGATGGAAAAGCACTTTTAATTATTGGTCAAGATTTAGCAGCAGTGGAAGGTTATGTGGCAGATCCTGATTTACCTGTTCCAGCAGGAACTACGACGTATTGTGATATTTCTGAAGGAAATCAAGAATATCTTTTATATGGTTGTAGTTTGGATGAAAGAATTGATTATGGTTCTGGTCCTATAAATATGTTTGATAACTTAAGAGATTATCCAAATTCTGTGTTACAAATGGGATTGTATATTGTAGACAATACAGGAGCGAACTTAACACATATTGTTGATGGTACTCATGATCAATATATTGATCAATTGGGGAATTCTTTTAAGGAAGATGGTCGTCCAGTTTTTCTAAGAATTGGATATGAATTTGATGGCCCATGGAATCACTATAATCCAAAGCAATTTGTGGATGCATGGAGATATATTGTAGATCGCTTTGAATTTCTAGGTGTAGATAACGTATCTTATGTATGGCAAGCTTCCACTTGGCAAGTTACAACACCAATTGAGAGTTGGTATCCTGGTGATGAGTATGTAGATTGGATGGGGGTTTCGTTCTTCCAATATGTTCCTGCGCCATATGATCAGATGCTTGATTTTGCAAGAGAGCATGATAAACCGATAATGATTGCGGAATCAACACCACAAGGATATCATTTAGATACGAATTGGAATTTTTGGAATGGTGATGTGACTGATGAGCAGATCTGGAGCTGGTATCAGTTAATTTTTTCTTGGATTGAAGAGAATCGAGATGTTGTTCGGGCACTTTCCTACATTAATAATGATTGGGCAAATCAAGAGATGTGGGGAGATTTATGGGGAGATACGAGAATAGAAACTAATGATTACATTAAAACAAAATGGTTAGAAAAAATAAATAATGGAATGTGGATGAATGCTTCACCAGATTTATTTGAAATATTAGAAACAGGAGTACCAGTAGATGATACTGAAGCACCTACAGTTCCAGGTAATCTAACTTCTGATGTAGTAACAGATATTTCTGTAACTCTATCTTGGTCGCCTTCAACAGATAATTATGGGGTGTCCGGCTATGATATTTATAGAGATGGAAATTTAGTAGGATCATCTAACAGCACTGATTTTACCGTTACTGGTTTATCTCCTGATACGACTTATACTTTTACTATCACAGCGAAGGATATATCAGGAAATGTTTCAGGTGAAAGCAGCCCACTATTAGTGACTACAGCAGGGCCAGACATACAACCACCAACAGTCCCGACTAATTTAATTACAACTGAAGTAACACAATCCACTGTTAACCTTTCATGGAATGCATCGACAGATAATCTTGGGGTTTCTGAGTATGATGTATATATGGATTCAAACTTCATTGGTTCAACATCAGATATATTTTATGAGGTGAATGGTCTTAATGCAGATACAAATTATGTATTTACAGTTTCAGCAAAAGATGCTGCTGGTAATGAGTCTGGAGAAAGTGAACCTTTAAGTGTAACTACAGAATCACCAGATACAGAACCACCAACTGTTCCATCTAATTTGAATGCAAGTGAAGTTACTCAGTCAACTGTCAATCTTAACTGGACAGCATCAACAGATAATGTGGGTGTCGTTGAATATGATGTATACATGGATTCAAGTTTAGTAGGTTCTACAAGTGAATTATCATATGATATAACTGGTTTAAATGCTAGTACAACTTATTCATTTACAATCATTGCTAGAGATGCAGCAGGCAATAGCTCCATAGAGAGTATTGCCCTTAATGTAACAACGGATGAAGCACCAGCGGGAGATTTCTCACAAGGTGTAAACACATTAAGTAATTCACAAGTACAGATTTGGTTTGTTCCAAATGGGTATACACCAAACTTTGTGACATTACACTACAGAATAGATAATGGTACACAACAGAATTATTTCTTACAATATAATGGAAGCAGTGATCGATGGGAGTATACGATTAATAATGTTCCAGTAGGTTCTTCAATTAGTTATTATTTCACTTATGAGATGAATGGCCCTCAATATGAATCTCAGTCCTATATATTTGAACACGTGGGCGATGGGACACCGAATATTGATTTCACTTCTAATGTAGAAGCTATAAGTGATTCACAAGCTCTTATTTCATTCGAACCTAACGGCTATACTCCAAATTTTGTAGTGGTGCACTATAGGGTGAACAATGGAGATGAACAAAACTACTTTTTAAATGATGTAAGTGGTGGTGATCGTTGGGAATATACGATTTCTAATTTATCACAAGGGGATGTAGTGGATTATTATTTCACATTTGAAAAAAATGGCCCTCAATATGACTCGGAGCATGATGATTATATACATTCAAGTTAA